In Clostridium swellfunianum, a genomic segment contains:
- the flgL gene encoding flagellar hook-associated protein FlgL, producing MRVTNKMLSNSFLSDMRNNLGNLQTLQQQMTSGKEIRRPSDDPAKVARAMQLHTDINANNQYKENISDTLNWLDTTDTALGQTGEVLQRIRELLVSGGNAAYGSDERRSIKDEINQKIDEFAQILNTSFDGKYVFGGSRGTAKPMAASKNTDKNMVLEYNSTDATELNQMSKKLLVEISPGVTMEYNVTASEVVEFKNEKGDAKDIKTIFSNIVNHLGDADGTAELTGGDLQDITDAVNNLLKVRAEVGAKQNRMESAEAKNEDESFNMTDILSRTEDIDITQKTMEYATLQTVYMASLQTSARVLQPTLLDYLR from the coding sequence ATGCGTGTAACAAATAAAATGCTGTCTAACAGCTTTCTATCAGACATGAGGAACAATCTTGGGAATCTGCAGACACTTCAGCAGCAGATGACTTCTGGAAAGGAAATAAGAAGGCCCTCAGATGATCCTGCAAAGGTTGCCAGGGCTATGCAGCTTCATACAGATATAAATGCAAACAATCAGTACAAGGAAAATATAAGCGATACCTTAAACTGGCTTGATACTACTGATACTGCGTTAGGCCAAACAGGTGAGGTTCTTCAAAGAATAAGAGAGCTATTAGTATCAGGTGGAAATGCAGCTTATGGAAGTGACGAAAGAAGATCCATAAAAGATGAAATAAACCAAAAAATAGATGAGTTTGCTCAAATCTTAAATACAAGCTTTGACGGAAAATATGTATTTGGTGGAAGCAGAGGTACTGCTAAACCTATGGCTGCTTCTAAAAATACCGATAAGAATATGGTGTTGGAGTACAACAGCACTGATGCTACGGAACTTAATCAAATGAGTAAAAAACTGCTAGTAGAAATATCACCAGGGGTTACAATGGAATACAATGTTACTGCTAGCGAGGTAGTGGAATTTAAAAATGAAAAAGGCGACGCTAAGGACATAAAAACTATATTTAGCAATATAGTAAACCATTTAGGAGATGCAGATGGTACTGCAGAGCTTACAGGCGGCGACCTGCAGGATATAACCGATGCTGTAAACAACCTTTTAAAGGTTAGAGCAGAGGTAGGAGCAAAGCAGAACAGAATGGAAAGCGCAGAAGCTAAGAACGAAGATGAGAGCTTTAATATGACAGATATACTATCTCGTACTGAAGATATAGATATAACTCAAAAGACTATGGAATATGCTACTTTGCAAACAGTGTACATGGCTTCGCTGCAAACTAGTGCAAGAGTGCTTCAGCCAACACTTTTGGATTATTTAAGATAG
- the flgK gene encoding flagellar hook-associated protein FlgK, with protein MSGLFSIFNVANRGMSTQQRAINVTSHNIANANTAGYSRQRAAIETTRPFGMPSLNNTAEPGQMGTGSQVSVIERVRDSFLDYQVRNETSTYGEFAARDKFLSEVEGIFNEPSDTGISTLIGKFFDSWHVLAGNAQSSNARTIVIQQGAALADTLNHTSTQLNKLKENVQQTISNTVFEVNDILDQIGQLNQQIIGVKVAGQMPNDLMDRRDLLLDELSTKFNIKIDKKNFEGIDVEPSFPKGENGIDDAFIIKDSPNHKVKRLSYVDSVSEPELSGSTDKDGNALYNVKITYYKLGSKLSESNKVEMELKDLNAEDLKNLQDGRLIWTDSKGEKLDIDTSKETYGGLIFKAPGGELEGYRTVQTDINNYIDQIDKIAKALAFSVNTIVTGNTTPTDGEIAFFVNSEKGKSESEITAASITVNKKLIDDVMLLQAGFDKDAGPSDNTRALAVGQLRNLNMNIQKITTNLELSDGGKKYITSRSEMFSNSEPYENNYFKQDAVNKTIVIKPADKGMKIDNYFKDVIDRLGVQGGEAKRMVKNQETLLQSFTQTRESISGVSIDEEMANLIQYQHAYQANAKIISTVDELLDVVINGLRR; from the coding sequence ATGTCGGGGTTATTTTCAATATTTAATGTGGCAAATAGAGGCATGTCAACCCAACAAAGGGCTATAAATGTAACATCACATAATATAGCCAATGCAAATACAGCTGGTTACTCGAGACAAAGGGCGGCTATAGAAACTACAAGACCATTTGGTATGCCTTCCTTGAACAATACAGCAGAGCCAGGGCAAATGGGAACAGGTTCTCAGGTTTCTGTTATTGAAAGAGTAAGAGACAGCTTTTTAGACTATCAGGTTAGGAACGAGACAAGTACCTACGGAGAATTTGCTGCCAGAGATAAATTTCTAAGCGAAGTTGAAGGTATATTTAATGAGCCAAGCGATACAGGAATTTCAACCTTAATAGGAAAGTTTTTTGACTCTTGGCACGTTCTTGCAGGTAATGCTCAAAGCTCAAATGCAAGAACAATTGTAATTCAGCAAGGGGCAGCGTTGGCTGATACTTTAAACCATACTTCAACCCAGCTCAACAAGCTAAAGGAAAATGTTCAGCAAACAATATCAAATACAGTATTTGAGGTTAATGACATATTAGATCAGATAGGTCAGCTTAATCAGCAGATTATAGGTGTTAAAGTAGCTGGACAAATGCCAAATGATTTAATGGACAGAAGAGACTTGCTATTAGACGAGCTTAGTACGAAATTTAATATAAAAATAGATAAAAAGAATTTTGAGGGAATAGACGTAGAACCGTCCTTTCCCAAAGGTGAAAATGGAATAGACGATGCTTTTATAATAAAGGATTCACCAAATCATAAAGTAAAAAGGTTGTCTTATGTAGACAGCGTAAGTGAGCCGGAGCTTTCAGGCAGCACTGATAAGGATGGAAATGCTTTATATAATGTAAAGATTACCTATTACAAGCTTGGAAGTAAATTAAGCGAATCCAACAAGGTTGAAATGGAGCTTAAGGATTTAAACGCAGAAGACCTTAAAAATCTTCAAGATGGAAGACTTATATGGACAGATTCAAAAGGTGAAAAACTAGATATAGATACAAGCAAAGAAACTTATGGAGGCTTAATATTTAAAGCTCCAGGTGGAGAACTTGAAGGCTATAGAACCGTACAAACAGATATAAACAACTATATAGATCAAATAGACAAAATTGCCAAGGCATTGGCGTTTTCTGTTAACACCATTGTTACTGGTAATACAACCCCAACTGATGGCGAAATAGCTTTCTTTGTAAATAGTGAGAAAGGCAAATCAGAAAGTGAAATAACTGCAGCAAGTATAACTGTTAACAAGAAGCTTATAGATGATGTAATGCTGCTTCAGGCGGGATTTGATAAGGATGCAGGTCCTTCTGATAATACAAGAGCCTTAGCAGTAGGACAGCTTAGAAACTTGAACATGAATATTCAAAAAATCACTACTAACTTAGAGCTTTCTGATGGCGGCAAAAAATATATAACTTCAAGAAGCGAAATGTTTAGCAATTCAGAGCCTTATGAGAATAACTATTTTAAGCAGGATGCTGTAAATAAAACAATAGTTATTAAGCCGGCGGATAAAGGAATGAAAATTGATAATTATTTTAAGGACGTTATAGACAGGCTAGGGGTTCAGGGCGGAGAAGCAAAAAGAATGGTTAAAAATCAGGAAACGCTTCTTCAAAGTTTCACACAAACCAGAGAATCTATTTCAGGAGTTTCGATAGACGAGGAAATGGCTAACCTTATTCAATATCAGCATGCATATCAAGCAAATGCTAAAATCATATCAACAGTAGACGAACTTCTTGATGTAGTAATTAACGGATTAAGGCGATAA
- a CDS encoding flagellar protein FlgN, protein MKIELNSIIVDEIASVNKLLEALENQHSCLIKSDAITLESCVKEIEECNRGIAALEMKRRQLTNGRAMSEIIEEIGDRELEDNFRSIKRLLEETKLQKDTNDLLIKQGLGYTNRILAILNPSRAPKTYNSYGKVSK, encoded by the coding sequence TTGAAAATAGAATTAAATAGCATTATTGTTGATGAAATAGCCTCAGTAAATAAGCTTTTAGAAGCGCTTGAAAATCAACATAGCTGCTTGATAAAGAGCGATGCAATAACTCTTGAAAGCTGTGTAAAAGAAATCGAAGAGTGCAATAGAGGCATAGCAGCTCTGGAAATGAAAAGAAGACAGCTTACAAATGGAAGAGCTATGAGCGAAATAATTGAGGAAATTGGAGATAGAGAATTAGAAGATAATTTTAGAAGTATAAAAAGGCTTCTAGAGGAGACTAAACTTCAAAAGGATACAAATGATCTTTTAATTAAGCAGGGCTTAGGCTATACTAATAGAATTTTAGCCATTTTGAATCCTTCTAGAGCTCCAAAAACTTATAATTCTTACGGGAAAGTATCGAAGTAA
- the flgM gene encoding flagellar biosynthesis anti-sigma factor FlgM, translating to MKINGASVNKVVNLYSFNKKLTEKTTVNTNKDTIEISSLGKSLSSYSVEEGFENSAEKIEKLKKEVSQGTYKADSKLVAKKMLDNIKGRGI from the coding sequence ATGAAAATAAATGGAGCTTCCGTAAATAAGGTTGTTAACTTATATAGTTTTAATAAAAAACTAACGGAGAAAACTACGGTAAATACCAATAAAGACACTATAGAGATTTCAAGTCTTGGTAAAAGCCTGAGCTCCTATTCTGTGGAGGAAGGCTTTGAAAACTCTGCTGAGAAGATTGAAAAACTTAAGAAGGAAGTTTCTCAAGGAACGTACAAGGCTGATTCTAAACTTGTTGCAAAGAAAATGCTTGATAATATTAAAGGGAGAGGGATTTAA
- the fliY gene encoding flagellar motor switch phosphatase FliY, whose translation MSSGFLSQEEIDSLLNGGSLSTEPPQEELLSDIEKDLLGEIGNISMGSASTALSQIIGQQVNITTPVVSVTTLNKLKENFEVPNIALEVMYTSGITGENLLVMKITDAAIIANLMMGGDGKIEMNELSEIEESAVSEAMNQMIGSAATSMATMFAREVNISPPHSKVWRDSTNNFTEAIDEDENIIQVSFKITIGELVDSTIMQLLPMETAKKIVSIMMGTESNDTAKPQIEEKPIQTTYEAPAHTYKEPEQARRSEPAVEINRAAFQPLRESSVSSAPKNIDLILDVPLEISVVLGRTKKSIKDILNLGTGSLIELDKLAEEPVEILVNGKIVAFGEVVVVDENFGVRISSIVSGAERVKSLSK comes from the coding sequence ATGAGTAGTGGATTTCTTTCACAAGAAGAAATAGACTCTTTATTAAATGGAGGAAGCTTAAGTACTGAACCACCACAGGAAGAACTTCTTTCAGATATAGAAAAGGATTTGCTAGGAGAGATAGGAAATATCTCTATGGGATCAGCTTCTACAGCTTTATCACAAATTATTGGACAGCAAGTTAATATAACTACTCCAGTAGTTAGTGTTACAACTTTAAATAAGCTAAAGGAAAATTTCGAAGTCCCCAATATAGCTTTAGAAGTAATGTATACTTCTGGAATCACCGGAGAAAATCTTTTAGTAATGAAAATTACAGACGCTGCAATCATAGCTAATCTCATGATGGGTGGAGACGGAAAAATAGAAATGAATGAGTTGTCTGAGATAGAAGAAAGTGCAGTTTCAGAAGCAATGAATCAGATGATAGGCTCTGCAGCTACCTCAATGGCTACTATGTTTGCCAGAGAGGTGAATATATCTCCGCCTCATTCAAAGGTTTGGAGAGATTCCACCAACAACTTTACAGAAGCTATAGATGAGGATGAAAATATTATCCAGGTATCTTTTAAGATTACTATTGGAGAACTTGTAGACAGTACTATTATGCAGCTTCTTCCTATGGAGACAGCTAAAAAGATTGTGTCTATAATGATGGGAACAGAGTCAAACGATACAGCTAAGCCTCAAATTGAGGAAAAGCCGATACAAACTACTTATGAAGCTCCAGCACATACCTATAAGGAGCCTGAACAGGCAAGGCGTTCAGAACCTGCTGTAGAAATTAACAGAGCAGCTTTTCAGCCCTTGAGAGAAAGCAGCGTATCTTCTGCACCTAAAAACATTGACTTGATTTTAGATGTTCCATTAGAAATATCTGTTGTGCTTGGCAGAACTAAAAAGAGTATAAAAGATATTTTAAATCTTGGAACAGGTTCCCTTATTGAACTTGATAAGTTGGCAGAAGAACCGGTAGAAATTTTAGTAAATGGAAAAATTGTTGCCTTTGGAGAGGTTGTTGTAGTAGATGAAAACTTTGGTGTTAGAATCAGCAGCATAGTAAGCGGGGCAGAAAGAGTTAAGTCATTATCTAAATAA
- the fliM gene encoding flagellar motor switch protein FliM — translation MAEVLSQNEIDALLSALSSGELKPEELPKDEEKQKVKPYDFKSPQKFSKEHIRTLELIHDNYSRIISNYLTAQVRSNVKVKIESVEQITYEEFIHSIANPTVLTIFKMPPLNGSILFETNPQFVFQIIDVLLGGTGTGKYKMREFTDIDKNIIKHVNKGLISSMKLAWEDVLEVQPEIEGLETNPALNQTLAPTEPVALITFSVEMNKSNTFINICIPYLSIEKVLDRLVVQYWFQENDEVVLKESREKLKNRLNIVNVSLTAVLGSTNITIDDFLKLSVGDVVTLDNKSTSPVELKVEDKAYYYGKPGVIGKNLGVQIIDIIDKEVENYE, via the coding sequence ATGGCAGAAGTATTGTCTCAAAACGAAATAGATGCTCTCCTGTCTGCCTTATCCTCTGGTGAATTAAAACCAGAAGAGCTTCCAAAGGATGAAGAAAAGCAAAAGGTTAAGCCATATGACTTTAAGAGCCCTCAAAAGTTTTCTAAAGAGCATATAAGGACTTTAGAGCTTATTCATGATAATTATTCAAGAATAATATCGAATTATTTAACTGCTCAGGTTAGAAGCAATGTTAAAGTTAAAATAGAGTCAGTTGAGCAGATAACTTATGAGGAATTCATTCATTCTATAGCAAACCCTACAGTGCTTACCATTTTTAAAATGCCTCCTTTAAATGGGTCAATACTATTTGAAACTAATCCCCAATTTGTGTTTCAAATAATTGACGTACTGCTTGGAGGAACTGGTACTGGCAAATACAAGATGAGAGAGTTTACTGATATAGATAAGAATATAATAAAGCATGTAAATAAAGGTCTTATAAGCAGTATGAAGCTGGCATGGGAGGATGTACTGGAGGTACAACCTGAGATAGAGGGTCTTGAAACAAATCCTGCCCTTAACCAGACTCTAGCACCTACAGAGCCGGTAGCGCTTATAACTTTCTCTGTAGAAATGAATAAGAGCAATACTTTTATAAATATTTGCATACCTTATCTAAGTATTGAGAAGGTTCTCGACAGGCTTGTTGTTCAATATTGGTTCCAGGAAAATGATGAGGTAGTATTAAAAGAATCCAGAGAAAAGCTAAAAAATCGACTAAATATTGTTAATGTATCTCTTACAGCTGTTTTAGGCAGCACCAACATAACCATAGACGATTTTTTAAAGCTATCAGTTGGAGATGTTGTGACTTTAGATAATAAGAGCACAAGTCCGGTTGAACTTAAGGTTGAAGATAAGGCTTATTATTATGGAAAGCCGGGGGTTATAGGAAAAAACCTTGGAGTTCAAATAATAGATATTATAGACAAGGAGGTGGAAAACTATGAGTAG
- a CDS encoding chemotaxis protein CheW, with translation MQVVIFNVGDEQFAVETVKVQSINDTMGITKVPKAPQHIKGLINLRGNIISLLDINLLLDIEKKEDGQNNIIILETEDELVGITVDQVDEVLDIDEDMIEKVESDRRKAFIKGVINFSHRIVTLIDIDRLLSN, from the coding sequence ATGCAAGTAGTAATCTTCAATGTTGGAGACGAACAATTTGCAGTAGAAACTGTAAAGGTTCAAAGTATTAATGACACCATGGGAATTACCAAAGTTCCTAAAGCTCCTCAGCATATAAAAGGACTTATAAATCTTAGAGGAAATATTATTTCGTTATTAGATATCAATTTATTATTGGATATAGAAAAAAAAGAAGATGGACAGAATAACATTATTATTTTAGAGACAGAGGATGAATTGGTAGGTATTACCGTTGATCAGGTTGATGAGGTCTTAGATATCGATGAAGATATGATTGAAAAAGTAGAAAGCGATAGAAGAAAGGCTTTCATAAAAGGTGTAATTAATTTTAGCCATAGAATTGTTACATTAATAGACATAGATAGACTTCTATCAAATTAG
- a CDS encoding response regulator, which produces MASRVLIVDDAAFMRMMIKDILEKNGFQVIGEANNGLKAVEIYKKEKPDVVTMDITMPDMDGIEAVKAIKAFDPAAKIIMCSAMGQQTMVMDAIRAGAKDFIVKPFQPDRVLEAIRKVLG; this is translated from the coding sequence ATGGCTTCAAGAGTATTAATAGTTGATGATGCTGCATTTATGAGAATGATGATAAAGGATATATTAGAAAAGAACGGCTTCCAGGTAATTGGTGAAGCTAATAATGGTCTAAAGGCTGTAGAAATATATAAAAAGGAAAAACCAGATGTAGTAACAATGGATATTACTATGCCAGATATGGATGGAATAGAGGCAGTTAAAGCTATAAAAGCCTTTGATCCAGCAGCTAAAATTATAATGTGCAGTGCTATGGGTCAGCAGACAATGGTAATGGATGCTATTAGAGCGGGAGCAAAAGACTTTATCGTTAAGCCATTTCAGCCAGATAGAGTACTAGAAGCTATCAGAAAAGTATTAGGATAG
- a CDS encoding chemotaxis protein CheC — protein MGYLNLSPIQLDALKEVGNIGAGNAATALSQLINKKVDMTVPAVNVVPFETIFSRIGGEDIVIGVVVRVLGDTPGNILFIFEREGAFNLIETLTGQREENLSEMGNSVICEIGNIISSSFMNAIAKFTNLLIMPSVPAVAYDMLGAILSTTFIESGQFDDSVLDIETMFVETDSKISGHFYYIPMPGSLEKILSVLGVE, from the coding sequence ATGGGATATTTGAACTTAAGTCCAATTCAGCTGGATGCTCTAAAGGAAGTTGGAAATATTGGAGCAGGGAATGCTGCTACTGCACTTTCTCAACTAATCAATAAAAAGGTTGATATGACAGTACCAGCAGTTAATGTAGTTCCGTTTGAAACAATATTTTCAAGAATAGGCGGAGAAGACATAGTTATAGGTGTTGTGGTAAGAGTTCTTGGGGATACACCAGGTAATATACTCTTTATATTTGAAAGAGAAGGTGCTTTTAACCTTATTGAGACGCTTACAGGACAAAGAGAAGAGAATTTAAGCGAAATGGGTAATTCTGTTATATGCGAAATCGGGAACATTATTTCTAGTTCATTTATGAACGCTATAGCAAAGTTTACTAACCTTTTGATAATGCCTTCAGTACCAGCTGTAGCTTATGACATGCTGGGAGCAATACTATCCACAACATTTATAGAATCCGGGCAGTTTGACGACTCTGTATTAGATATTGAAACAATGTTCGTGGAAACAGACTCTAAGATAAGCGGGCATTTTTACTATATACCAATGCCTGGTTCACTAGAAAAAATATTAAGTGTATTAGGTGTTGAATAA
- a CDS encoding chemotaxis protein CheA produces the protein MDTSQYLSMFLEESMDNLQSLNECLLNLEQEPGNVDKLNEIFRIAHTIKGMAATMGFSVMAELTHKMEDVLTKFREGELKVTQRVVTVLFQCLDTLEVMVNNISEGNDGIVSIEEIINSLEAIATGVEEDTVQKTEVKEANSQINLNEYDLNIVKQAAYKGFSAYEIKISLSENTLLKSARAFLIFKSLEENGEIIKSVPSAEDIESENFEFEIGLVYLTNKTSEDIHESLINISEVEKVCITALNSAEIQDIDIKPAVVHSEVEENAAKAIVQNAKEAQKVKETPKEAVTHKKTHQSVRVDLERLDKFMNMVSELVIHRTRLEQISSNHRLVELNETLEQVARTTSDLQDLVMKIRMMPLDVVFNRFPRMVRDLSVELNKEIELVIQGQDTELDRTVIDEIGEPLIHLIRNAADHGIESKEDRILKGKDPVGKIKLIAYQEGTKAVIKVEDDGKGLSLDKIKAKAEKLGINTDGMSDADIRNLIFVQGFSTNEIVTDISGRGVGMDVVKTKISALGGTVDVISEIDKGTSFIIRLPLTLQIIQALLVKVGTETMAISLGYIDRVIDYKDELVKKTNNKEVIIYNGNVIPLIRVNKKLNIEPGENHKNYIVIVKVGEKVVGLLVDSLFGQKEIVIKPLGKTLQGLKEYIGATILGDGLVTLILDVAALI, from the coding sequence ATGGATACATCTCAATATCTCTCAATGTTCCTTGAGGAATCAATGGACAATCTTCAAAGCTTGAACGAGTGTCTACTTAATCTTGAACAAGAGCCAGGTAATGTGGACAAGTTAAATGAAATATTTAGAATAGCACATACTATAAAAGGTATGGCGGCTACAATGGGATTTAGTGTTATGGCGGAACTTACACATAAAATGGAGGACGTTTTAACAAAATTCCGAGAAGGGGAGCTAAAGGTTACTCAAAGAGTAGTGACTGTACTGTTTCAGTGTTTGGATACTCTTGAAGTTATGGTAAATAATATTTCTGAGGGAAACGATGGAATTGTTTCAATTGAAGAAATAATAAATAGCCTTGAAGCTATAGCAACTGGTGTGGAAGAAGATACAGTTCAAAAAACAGAGGTCAAGGAAGCTAATTCGCAGATAAACTTAAACGAATATGATTTAAATATAGTAAAACAAGCAGCTTATAAGGGATTCAGTGCTTATGAAATAAAGATAAGCTTAAGTGAAAATACTTTACTTAAATCAGCTAGAGCATTTTTAATCTTTAAGAGCTTGGAGGAGAATGGAGAAATAATAAAATCTGTTCCTTCTGCTGAGGATATAGAAAGTGAAAACTTTGAATTTGAAATAGGTCTTGTTTATTTAACAAACAAAACCAGTGAAGATATACATGAAAGCCTGATTAACATTTCTGAGGTTGAGAAAGTTTGCATTACTGCTTTAAATTCAGCTGAAATTCAAGATATTGATATTAAGCCAGCTGTTGTTCATAGTGAAGTTGAAGAAAATGCAGCAAAAGCTATAGTGCAGAATGCGAAAGAGGCTCAAAAAGTTAAGGAAACTCCTAAGGAAGCTGTTACGCATAAGAAAACTCACCAATCAGTTAGAGTTGACTTAGAGAGGCTTGATAAGTTCATGAATATGGTATCAGAACTTGTTATTCATAGAACTAGGCTGGAACAGATAAGCAGCAACCACAGACTTGTAGAACTTAATGAAACTCTTGAACAGGTAGCAAGAACTACCTCAGATCTTCAAGACCTTGTAATGAAGATAAGAATGATGCCGTTAGATGTTGTGTTTAACCGTTTCCCTAGAATGGTAAGAGATTTATCGGTAGAGCTTAATAAGGAAATAGAACTTGTAATTCAAGGGCAGGATACAGAACTTGATAGAACAGTTATAGATGAAATAGGCGAACCTCTTATACACTTAATAAGAAATGCAGCAGATCATGGAATTGAAAGCAAGGAAGACAGAATACTAAAAGGAAAAGACCCTGTTGGAAAGATAAAGCTTATTGCTTATCAGGAAGGCACTAAAGCAGTTATAAAAGTAGAAGATGACGGAAAGGGTCTTAGCTTAGATAAGATTAAGGCAAAAGCAGAAAAGCTTGGAATTAATACTGATGGAATGTCAGATGCTGATATTAGAAATCTTATATTTGTTCAAGGCTTCAGTACAAATGAAATTGTTACAGATATATCTGGCAGAGGCGTAGGGATGGATGTAGTTAAAACAAAGATATCAGCCCTTGGCGGAACTGTTGATGTTATTAGTGAAATTGACAAAGGAACCTCTTTTATTATAAGATTACCTTTGACACTTCAAATAATTCAGGCTCTACTAGTTAAGGTAGGTACTGAAACTATGGCTATTTCTCTTGGATATATAGATAGAGTAATAGACTACAAGGATGAGTTAGTAAAAAAGACAAATAATAAAGAGGTTATAATATATAACGGGAATGTTATTCCTTTAATAAGGGTAAATAAGAAGCTTAATATAGAGCCAGGTGAAAACCATAAGAACTACATAGTAATAGTTAAGGTTGGCGAAAAAGTAGTTGGTCTTCTTGTAGACTCATTATTTGGACAGAAGGAAATAGTTATCAAACCTCTTGGAAAAACACTTCAAGGTTTAAAAGAATATATCGGTGCAACAATCCTTGGAGATGGATTAGTAACTCTAATATTGGATGTTGCGGCTCTTATATAG
- a CDS encoding CheR family methyltransferase, translating to MDLAYFEQWVLKEFNINLSAYKSNQLHRRILSLMSRVGANTIEDYIALLKKDPAQRQKFLDFITINVTEFFRNPEIFEELKDKLKNELLPKSNSLKVWSAACSIGAEPYSLAMILDSLNSSGRHKIVATDIDATILNKARAGEYVYSEVKNVRKELLDKYFKISGDKYIIDSRIRSMVTFKKHDLILENYEKDFDLIVCRNVVIYFNQDVKDEIYRKFSASLKKGGLLFVGATESIYNYRDYGFDKASTFIYRKL from the coding sequence ATGGATTTAGCATACTTTGAGCAATGGGTATTAAAAGAATTTAATATAAATTTGTCAGCTTATAAATCTAATCAGCTTCATAGAAGAATACTAAGTTTAATGTCAAGAGTTGGAGCCAACACAATAGAAGATTATATTGCCCTTCTTAAAAAAGATCCAGCTCAAAGGCAAAAGTTTTTGGACTTTATAACTATTAATGTAACTGAATTCTTTCGAAATCCTGAAATATTTGAAGAGCTTAAAGATAAGCTGAAGAATGAATTGCTGCCTAAAAGCAACAGCTTGAAGGTATGGAGTGCTGCTTGTTCAATTGGAGCTGAACCATACTCTTTAGCCATGATACTGGATAGTTTAAATTCTTCAGGAAGACATAAGATTGTTGCAACAGATATAGATGCAACAATTCTTAACAAAGCTAGAGCTGGAGAATATGTTTATTCAGAAGTGAAGAATGTGAGGAAGGAACTATTAGATAAATACTTTAAAATATCAGGAGACAAATATATAATAGATTCTAGGATTAGAAGCATGGTAACTTTTAAAAAACATGACCTCATTCTTGAAAATTATGAAAAAGATTTTGATTTAATAGTATGCAGAAATGTTGTAATATATTTTAATCAAGATGTAAAAGATGAAATATACAGGAAATTCAGCGCATCTTTAAAAAAAGGTGGTCTGCTATTTGTAGGGGCTACGGAAAGCATATACAACTATAGGGATTATGGTTTTGATAAAGCATCTACGTTTATATATAGAAAGCTATAG